From Musa acuminata AAA Group cultivar baxijiao chromosome BXJ3-8, Cavendish_Baxijiao_AAA, whole genome shotgun sequence, one genomic window encodes:
- the LOC135644460 gene encoding protein IRON-RELATED TRANSCRIPTION FACTOR 2-like produces the protein MVALYSPHHIFPMGWQPEDITAHDLHYEDPFACYPYMEELEIGHDDLLRHCSVLAAKDDSSSSTKKLCHNAYERDRRKKLNDLYSSLRDLLPESDQARKKKKKLSIPLIVCRVLKYVPELQRQVERLSRRKEEILLALSRPEEQSHCVRSAVQYPMVSATCLSKREVMVQLCVVNKDATFSFSKILKVLGREGLHLMNSSTYTTCDGRCVCSLHLQAREDFRSECRIFCEHLMEEVKEQARHGSNLPRSLWM, from the exons ATGGTAGCCCTCTATTCCCCCCACCACATTTTCCCCATGGGGTGGCAGCCGGAAGACATCACGGCCCATGATCTCCACTACGAGGACCCCTTCGCGTGCTACCCCTACATGGAGGAGCTGGAGATCGGCCATGACGACCTCCTCCGACACTGCTCCGTCCTCGCCGCCAAGGACGACTCCTCGAGCTCCACCAAGAAGCTGTGCCACAACGCCTACGAGCGCGACCGCCGGAAGAAGCTCAACGACTTGTACTCCTCCCTTCGTGATCTCCTTCCCGAGTCGGACCAAGCt aggaagaagaagaagaagctgagcATCCCATTGATCGTTTGCCGGGTCTTGAAGTACGTACCGGAGCTGCAAAGGCAGGTCGAGAGGCTGTCGCGGAGGAAGGAAGAGATCTTGCTCGCGTTGTCGAGGCCAGAAGAGCAAAGCCACTGTGTTCGAAGTGCGGTGCAGTATCCCATGGTTTCAGCAACCTGTTTGAGTAAGAGAGAAGTCATGGTGCAATTATGTGTGGTAAACAAAGATGCCACCTTCTCCTTCTCAAAGATCCTCAAAGTTTTAGGGAGAGAGGGACTTCATCTTATGAATTCATCAACTTACACCACCTGTGACGGCAGATGTGTCTGCAGCCTCCACCTTCAG GCAAGAGAAGACTTCAGATCGGAATGCAGAATCTTCTGTGAGCATCTCATGGAAGAAGTCAAAGAGCAAGCAAGACATGGCTCCAATCTTCCTCGTAGCTTGTGGATGTAA
- the LOC135645167 gene encoding protein LATERAL ROOT PRIMORDIUM 1-like produces the protein MGMVLLASAASFNQQHHHASLLSSSAADQHPIIPLLAAAPCLVDDENVARSKHGGIQLWQSALPHPPHHHNYLPHTHGANPNPNLNPNPTLSNYLGKSMLTMLDAGGILTGGGAAVGGSSATCQDCGNQAKKDCSHRRCRTCCKSRGFECSTHIKSTWVPAARRRERLRTALASGSSASTSKKPRLVASLPATASHTFTSNDNPPGSCDATSGHEASDASIRESLPGQVRAQAVFRCVRVTSIHDGKDQYAYHAVVKIGGRVFKGLLYGQGVHDGGGHGDEAKDHIPDISELHLGSQNGGGSSSSPLLQSGVFGGSAGLIGGANYGNQIS, from the exons ATGGGCATGGTTCTGCTGGCCTCCGCCGCCTCCTTCAACCAGCAGCATCACCACGCGTCCTTACTCTCGTCGTCGGCTGCGGATCAGCACCCGATCATCCCCCTCCTCGCCGCCGCGCCGTGCCTCGTCGACGATGAGAACGTTGCTCGGTCTAAGCACGGGGGAATCCAGCTCTGGCAATCGGCCCTGCCCCATCCGCCCCACCACCACAATTACCTGCCGCACACCCATGgcgctaaccctaaccctaaccttaACCCTAATCCCACCCTCTCGAATTACCTCGGGAAGTCCATGCTCACCATGCTCGACGCCGGCGGAATTCTTACTGGTGGGGGCGCGGCGGTGGGCGGGAGTTCTGCGACGTGCCAGGACTGCGGCAACCAGGCAAAGAAGGATTGCAGCCACCGCCGGTGCCGAACGTGCTGCAAAAGCCGCGGGTTCGAGTGCTCGACCCACATCAAGAGCACCTGGGTCCCCGCCGCCCGTCGCCGCGAGCGCCTGCGCACCGCCCTTGCCTCTGGCTCCTCAGCCTCCACTTCCAAAAAGCCCCGCCTTGTGGCTTCTCTGCCGGCGACCGCGTCCCACACCTTCACCTCCAACGACAACCCACCCGGTAGCTGCGACGCCACCTCCGGCCACGAAG CTTCAGACGCCAGCATCAGGGAGAGCCTTCCGGGGCAGGTTCGAGCGCAGGCAGTGTTCAGGTGCGTTCGGGTGACGTCCATTCACGACGGCAAGGACCAGTACGCCTACCACGCCGTGGTCAAGATCGGCGGACGCGTCTTCAAGGGTTTACTCTACGGTCAAGGCGTCCACGACGGTGGCGGCCACGGCGACGAGGCCAAGGACCACATTCCAGACATCTCGGAGCTGCACCTCGGGAGCCAAAACGGTGGCGGTTCATCGTCATCGCCTCTGCTTCAGTCCGGCGTCTTCGGAGGCAGTGCTGGATTGATTGGAGGCGCCAACTACGGTAACCAAATAAGCTGA
- the LOC135644520 gene encoding hydroxyproline O-arabinosyltransferase NOD3-like: MNVRRSMGRASPLFLVLLGLGVFFATYNLVTLVIHHQRRERRAELPGVDPVTRMPDELRRAEGSRRPFHVVVTATDAAYSRWQCRVMYYWYKRMKDGEGSEMGGFTRVLHSGKPDSLMDEIPTFVVNPLPAGVDRGYVVLNRPWAFVQWLEKATIEEEYILMAEPDHVFVRPLPNLARDDYPAGFPFFYIKPAEHSQIIRKFFPKEKGPVTNIDPIGNSPVIIKKSKLEKIAPTWMNISLKMKEDPETDKAFGWVLEMYAYAIASALHGVQHILRKDFMIQPPWDLKLDSTFIIHFTYGCDYTLKGELTYGKIGEWRFDKRSFLHGPPPRNLSLPPPGVPESVVTLVKMVNEATANIPNWDDGR; this comes from the exons ATGAACGTAAGGAGGAGCATGGGCAGGGCGTCGCCGCTGTTCCTGGTCTTGCTGGGATTAGGGGTTTTCTTCGCGACCTACAACCTGGTCACGTTGGTCATCCACCACCAGCGGCGGGAGCGGCGGGCGGAGCTGCCCGGCGTCGATCCGGTCACCCGGATGCCCGACGAACTGAGGAGGGCCGAAGGATCGAGGAGGCCGTTCCACGTCGTTGTCACGGCCACCGACGCGGCCTACAGTAGGTGGCAGTGCCGGGTAATGTACTACTGGTACAAGCGGATGAAGGATGGGGAGGGATCGGAAATGGGAGGGTTCACTAGGGTGCTGCACTCCGGGAAGCCTGATAGCCTGATGGACGAAATCCCGACCTTCGTGGTGAACCCCCTCCCGGCTGGCGTGGATCGG GGTTATGTTGTCCTGAACAGACCTTGGGCTTTTGTCCAATGGCTAGAAAAAGCAACCATTGAGGAGGA GTATATACTAATGGCTGAACCGGATCATGTCTTCGTGAGACCTTTGCCGAACTTGGCTCGTGATGACTATCCTGCAGGTTTTCCATTCTTCTATATCAAACCAGCAGAACATTCACAGATAATAAGGAAGTTCTTTCCAAAAGAGAAGGGCCCTGTGACTAATATTGACCCCATTGGCAATTCTCCTGTGATAATTAAAAAG TCCAAGCTGGAGAAGATTGCTCCTACttggatgaacatctctttgaaaATGAAAGAGGATCCAGAGACGGACAAAGCTTTTGGATGGGTTTTGGAAAT GTATGCTTATGCCATTGCAAGTGCATTGCATGGTGTGCAACATATTCTCCGTAAAGATTTTATGATACAG CCCCCTTGGGACTTAAAGCTGGACAGCACATTTATTATTCATTTTACTTATGGGTGTGACTATACATTAAAG GGTGAACTAACTTATGGGAAAATTGGGGAATGGCGCTTTGACAAAAGATCTTTTCTCCATGGTCCGCCACCAAGGAACCTGTCCTTACCTCCTCCAGGAGTACCTGAAAGTGTg GTCACACTGGTAAAGATGGTGAACGAGGCTACCGCTAACATCCCTAATTGGGATGATGGAAGATAg